A single region of the Podospora pseudopauciseta strain CBS 411.78 chromosome 1, whole genome shotgun sequence genome encodes:
- the RLM1 gene encoding resistance to lethality of mkk1p386 overexpression (COG:K; EggNog:ENOG503NUMI) yields MGRRKIEIKAIKDDRNRSVAAEIPSLTMQFWRNSTFLKRKGGLFKKAHELSVLCSVDVAVFIFGSNKKLYEYSSCDMRDLITRYTYHGGPNEHKGPSDFNGGADDEEEDDENGTPPQGDGMDAPMLHPHFQAQPQFPPHIRHHTPSASPPIPNGMFGPGPRGHTPQPPQMGSRPSSRNDIRRMGPMGGPQVGPQGPPPQAVNGYAFMPQPAIYNPHNAPNMPPNASHGLPPQYPYPGPPPHAQQMQQFAEERRRSSVPPNYPPQAQGPPAPRHSVSPPRPQAPQLPHQLPAQLPPRTMPSHMVPSPPQPQMHPMQSPPQPQQHLAPPPSHELPQIRPPPQEPQPPAPVETMAKPELVDRPRQPPLLDTAIKKAPPRKGGSIFTPIDENRSILSQHLAAFHPEVKSEPQGNRSLSLDMGKNGTTNSPPHLQRSNTQAQPQIKRNGSLSSIPETVFTPPSRSNSLRIGSISRPRLKVQIPDESDGGSATAESASPRNTTTTTDATSQPSRRPESVVLPPPSPSASSLLSAGATGPPNPFARPPPASHPNNSMNIDTPVSALPSRFMTNEFLPSPSSFYPEWNFRGSDSNTLPSPLNFATPVVSTGPSFLRDDPVPQKRKSPEISGNGHGPEQHVDIGGDAKRVKVDS; encoded by the exons ATGGGACGCAGAAAGATTGAAATCAAGGCTATCAAGGATGACAGAAATCGCTCTGT CGCTGCCGAGATCCCGTCGCTGACCATGCAATTCTGGCGCAACAGCACCTTTTTGAAGCGCAAGGGTGGTCTCTTCAAGAAAGCGCACGAGTTATCCGTGCTTTGCTCTGTAGATGTGGCCGTGTTCATTTTCGGCAGTAATAAGAAGCTCTACGAGTATTCATCCTGCGACATGCGCGACCTGATCACGCGGTACACCTAT CACGGCGGTCCAAATGAGCACAAGGGCCCATCCGACTTCAATGGCGGtgccgatgacgaggaggaggatgacgaaaACGGCACTCCACCGCAAGGAGACGGGATGGACGCTCCAATGCTCCATCCTCACTTCCAGGCGCAACCTCAGTTCCCCCCACACATCAGACACCACACTCCATCAGCGTCACCCCCTATTCCAAATGGCATGTTTGGCCCAGGGCCTCGAGGCCATactcctcagcctcctcagATGGGATCGCGGCCATCATCACGCAATGACATCCGAAGAATGGGACCAATGGGTGGTCCTCAAGTTGGTCCGCAaggccctccccctcaggcAGTGAACGGATATGCTTTCATGCCCCAGCCAGCTATCTACAACCCTCATAATGCACCCAATATGCCTCCTAATGCTTCTCATGGCCTGCCACCGCAATATCCTTACCCTGGCCCTCCACCGCACGCGCAACAAATGCAACAATTTGCCGAAGAGCGAAGAAGATCGTCTGTTCCGCCCAACTACCCACCGCAGGCACAAGGGCCACCAGCACCGCGTCACTCAGTGTCTCCCCCTCGACCTCAGGCACCACAGCTGCCTCACCAATTGCCAGCTCAGCTTCCTCCTCGCACTATGCCATCACACATGGTCCCTAGTCCGCCGCAACCACAGATGCATCCCATGCAAAgcccacctcaacctcagcaacacctggcccctccaccatcgcACGAACTGCCACAGATCCGGCCACCTCCCCAGGAGCCCCAACCGCCAGCCCCTGTAGAGACCATGGCAAAGCCTGAACTTGTCGACAGACCCCGACAGCCGCCTCTTTTGGACACCGCCATCAAAAAGGCACCACCGCGCAAGGGTGGCAGCATCTTTACGCCTATTGATGAAAACCGATCTATTCTCTCGCAACACTTGGCAGCATTTCACCCAGAAGTAAAGTCGGAGCCGCAGGGCAACCGATCGCTTTCATTGGACATGGGAAAGAATGGGACCACAAACTCGCCGCCACATCTCCAACGTTCCAACACCCAAGCCCAGCCACAAATAAAGCGAAATGGCTCGCTATCGTCCATCCCCGAGACTGTGTTTACGCCACCGTCCCGGTCCAATAGTCTGCGCATCGGAAGCATATCTCGGCCACGACTAAAGGTGCAAATCCCCGACGAGTCTGATGGCGGGAGTGCTACGGCCGAATCGGCTTCTCCCCgcaacacaacaaccacgacgGATGCCACCTCACAACCCTCGAGGCGACCCGAGTCGGTTGTTCTcccgcccccttccccatccgcctcctcgctCCTCTCAGCAGGCGCAACCGGCCCACCGAACCCGTTTGCccgacctcctcccgctTCTCACCCAAACAACTCGATGAACATTGATACCCCTGTTTCCGCGCTCCCATCTCGATTTATGACGAATGAGTTTCTCCCAAGTCCCAGCAGCTTTTACCCCGAGTGGAACTTTCGTGGAAGTGACAGCAACACGCTGCCCAGTCCACTAAATTTTGCTACGCCCGTGGTGAGCACCGGGCCGTCCTTTCTGAGGGACGACCCGGTCCCGCAGAAGCGGAAAAGCCCCGAGATTAGCGGCAACGGGCACGGGCCTGAGCAACATGTTGATATTGGCGGAGATGCGAAGCGTGTAAAGGTTGATTCTTGA
- a CDS encoding hypothetical protein (COG:S; EggNog:ENOG503P33Y) gives MVSPNLIRSALWLAVLGTGSALPGPENPNALAPRQPIDADLVPPPTDNDAPPATDTTKLAGHEFAVCHNLDGDYKPFCLPKHNETFNPGVLKYITWDPAFFSKGHTHEKANHTVKIIGFYLTPESDTHQAFDSGEISCAWGFYQWSVTQDLINANPLWNEKPGNKAKHFKQNTPTTITLRMAALPEDGSPAEWHQGPTVQIVKPKKGPNKSDGRRHPADDQVLYVALPTVAFFLMAIVMSTLCCNRGVRRIDLGNVMGRNRRSERGTVGRNRRDRGQYSRVDGRDMELGRGVGEGSGLGVRKVD, from the coding sequence ATGGTTTCGCCTAACCTCATCCGGTCAGCCCTCTGGCTGGCCGTGCTAGGCACAGGATCAGCTCTTCCCGGCCCAGAAAACCCGAACGCTCTTGCGCCCCGTCAACCCATCGACGCCGACCtcgtcccccctcccaccgaCAACGACGCCCCTCCCGCCACCGACACCACCAAGCTCGCCGGTCACGAATTTGCCGTCTGCCACAACCTCGACGGCGACTACAAACCCTTCTGCCTCCCCAAACACAACGAAACCTTCAACCCCGGCGTCCTCAAGTACATCACCTGGGAcccggccttcttctccaaagGCCACACCCACGAGAAAGCAAACCACACGGTCAAAATCATCGGGTTTTACCTCACCCCCGAAAGCGACACCCACCAAGCCTTTGACTCTGGCGAAATCTCGTGCGCGTGGGGTTTTTACCAGTGGTCCGTTACCCAAGACCTCATCAACGCCAACCCATTGTGGAATGAAAAACCGGGAAACAAGGCGAAGCACTTCAAGCAGAACACACCAACGACGATAACCCTGAGGATGGCGGCGCTGCCGGAGGATGGCTCGCCCGCGGAATGGCATCAGGGACCGACGGTGCAGATTGTCAAGCCAAAGAAGGGGCCGAACAAGAGTGATGGGAGGAGGCACCCGGCGGACGATCAGGTGTTGTATGTGGCGCTGCCCACGGTGGCGTTTTTCCTGATGGCGATTGTGATGAGCACGTTGTGCTGTAataggggggtgaggaggattgATTTGGGGAatgtgatggggaggaacaggaggaGTGAGAGGGGGACGGTGGGGAGGAATAGGAGGGATAGGGGGCAGTATTCTAGGGTTGATGGGAGGGATATGGagcttgggaggggggttggagaggggagtGGATTGGGGGTTAGGAAGGTTGATTAA
- a CDS encoding hypothetical protein (EggNog:ENOG503NVV6; COG:S), producing MAPIAQAVTVSLQELKDGTVSFEKLQQAFGPDSLGILVVKDVPPEFASLRHHALSYSSYLGNLPKSELDKLENEKAKYLTGWSLGKETLKNGQVDTLKGSFYANCAFYVDPKLSCAAPTEEFNTDNFPEYLSPNIWPDDATLPGFKNSVEDLCRLIIDVAVLVARACDRFAEKEIAGYPNGYLEKVVSTSTTTKARLLHYFPEDPANAPPAPTKASEIANGEGGDEDDWCAIHLDHGCLTGLTSAMFVDEAKTPAVAPAFEQTLADSKPLKLAPLPELDASPDPASGLYIKSRTGQTVQVKIPRDCIAFQTGEALERITEGKFKAVPHFVRGARASMSDGRIARNTLAVFTQPNLGEEVDMEQHITFGEFARGIVAKNTVS from the exons ATGGCCCCTATTGCTCAGGCTGTGACTGTCTCCCTACAGGAGCTAAAGGACG GAACGGTGTCGTTTGAGAAGCTCCAGCAAGCATTCGGCCCGGATTCTCTGGGTATCTTGGTTGTCAAAGATGTACCACCCGAGTTTGCGAGTTTGAGGCATCATGCCCTCTCCTATTCGTCTTACCTTGGAAACCTCCCCAAGTCTGAGCTGG ATAAACTCGAGAATGAAAAGGCCAAGTACCTTACCGGATGGTCCCTTGGAAAGGAAACCCTCAAGAACGGCCAGGTCGACACATTAAAGGGCTCTTTCTATGCCAACTGTGCTTTCTATGTTGACCCAAAGCTGTCTTGCGCAGCGCCCACCGAGGAGTTCAACACTGACAACTTCCCTGAGTATCTCTCGCCCAACATCTGGCCGGATGATGCGACGTTACCCGGCTTCAAAAACTCTGTCGAGGATCTTTGCCGTCTGATCATTGACGTTGCCGTTTTGGTGGCTAGAGCGTGCGATAGATTCgccgagaaggagattgCCGGTTATCCCAACGGTTACTTGGAAAAGGTTGTGAGCACCTCGACCACGACAAAGGCTCGCCTGTTACACTACTTCCCCGAGGACCCCGCCAACGCGCCTCCTGCGCCGACAAAGGCGAGCGAAATCGCGaatggcgagggcggcgacgaggatgacTGGTGTGCTATCCATCTGGACCACGGCTGTTTGACCGGTTTGACTTCGGCCATGTTTGTCGACGAAGCCAAGACGCCAGCGGTCGCACCGGCTTTTGAACAAACTTTGGCCGACAGCAAGCCGCTGAAGTTGGCACCTCTTCCCGAACTTGATGCGTCCCCTGACCCGGCATCTGGTTTGTACATCAAGTCTCGTACTGGGCAAACGGTCCAGGTCAAGATTCCCCGCGACTGTATTGCTTTCCAGACGGGCGAGGCATTGGAGAGGATTACTGAGGGCAAGTTCAAGGCTGTGCCGCATTTTGTACGGGGAGCTCGTGCTTCCATGAGCGATGGCCGGATTGCGCGCAACACGCTTGCCGTTTTTACCCAGCCGAAcctgggtgaggaggttgacatGGAGCAGCATATTACCTTTGGAGAGTTTGCGAGGGGAATCGTGGCCAAGAACACTGTTTCTTAG
- a CDS encoding hypothetical protein (EggNog:ENOG503NY4P; COG:Z), producing the protein MVKALTFKGDKKPKKRKRTGGASGKADDDDNRQLKTAKPSTEADADADADDDSWVSADVTADISGPIMFVLPTEPPTALACDAIGKVFTLPIENIIDNNPITAEPHDVRQVWVANRIVGTEHFRFKGHHGKYLSCDKIGLFSATSEAITPLESFSVIPTADTPGTFQIQTLRDTFLSVRASRSSKANASPEVRGDETEITFDTTLRIRMQARYKPKLKASKEEKAREKISRAELEAAVGRRLDEDEVKRLKRARREGDYHEAVLDLKVKGKHDKYG; encoded by the exons ATGGTCAAAGCACTCACCTTCAAAGGAGataaaaaaccaaaaaagagGAAACGCACCGGCGGGGCTAGCGGGAAAGCAGATGACGATGACAACCGCCAGCTCAAAACcgccaaaccctccaccgaagccgacgccgacgccgacgccgacgacgacagctgGGTTTCCGCAGACGTAACAGCCGACATCTCCGGCCCGATCATGTTCGTCCTACCAACCGAACCACCAACCGCGCTGGCATGCGACGCCATAGGAAAGGTGTTCACCCTCCCAATCGAGAACATCAtcgacaacaaccccatcaccgccgaGCCGCACGATGTGCGGCAGGTCTGGGTGGCCAATCGGATTGTAGGGACAGAACACTTCCGGTTCAAGGGGCATCATGGAAA ATACCTCTCCTGTGACAAAATCGGTCTCTTCTCCGCCACCTCCGAagccatcacccccctcgaGTCTTTTTCCGTCATCCCCACCGCCGACACCCCCGGCACTTTCCAGATCCAAACGCTAAGGGATACCTTCCTTTCTGTGAGAGCGTCGCGGTCCTCAAAAGCGAATGCTTCCCCTGAGGTCAGGGGGGATGAGACGGAGATTACGTTTGATACTACGTTGAGGATCAGGATGCAGGCGAGGTATAAACCCAAGTTAAAGGCTTCAAAAGAGGAGAAGGCAAGGGAGAAGATTAGCCGGGCTGAGTTGGAGGCtgcggtggggaggaggttggatgaggatgaggtgaaACGActgaagagggcgaggagggagggggactACCATGAGGCGGTGTTGGATTTGAAAGTTAAGGGGAAGCATGATAAGTATGGGTAG
- a CDS encoding hypothetical protein (EggNog:ENOG503NVMX; CAZy:GH31; COG:G), which yields MAFNSTLASAELFAGNSITWDHQSLEPGTSELPTASSESRAGLDLEDARVSSHLGLGLDFGQDYFKVEVLIFVAALSLGFKLYNRRVPRQGILSKATSLLATMALLTSISLLLTSSLLPSGTSGHKGPPVVPAKFLQTASPATSSVPQFTVPASADKGKDVEANIDDPLAANPQLVCPGYSASNVQNTKNGFTADLDLAGPACNVYGNDIEHLSLLVEFQANERVHLQIEPRYISKENETWFRLPEVLIPKPQNDPLCEEHNSDFVVSWSNDPTFSFTVKRKATDDTLFTTEGSKLVYEDQFIEFVSPLPESYNLYGLGEVIHGFRLGNNLTRTLFAADVGNDIDWNIYGSHPIYHDTRYFTTDESGKLTYAPYADDKTARYTSYTHGVYLRNAHPQEVLLRQPGITWRTLGGSIDLYFYSGPRAEDVTTKYQESAVGLPAMQQYWTLGYHQCRWGYTGWQRLQEVIDNFAKFEIPLETVWADIDYMKKYRDFENDHDTWNYTEGEEFMNRLHKNHQHWVPIVDSAIYAPNPEDEEDRYPTYERGLEADAFVKNPDGSIYYGAVWPGYTVFPDWVGAVLGEAGTIDWWIDEISRWSKNISFDGIWIDMSEVASFCVGSCGTGNLTLNPAHPPFKLPGEPGNLVLRYPEGFAKTNETEAISATKAIITQSYGPTATAVPTVTTTTTTKNFYRSTPTPGARNINWPPYVINNYHGDIGVHALSPNSTHNGGYLEYDFHNLFGHQVLNATYSALLQVQKGVRPFIIGRGTFAGSGKWAGHWGGDNEALWAFLYFSIPQALSFSIFGFPMFGVDTCGFNGNTNYELCSRWMQLSAFFPFYRNHNAMGAIDQEPYRWSSVIDATKSAMAIRYALLPYMYTLMTQASLAGSTVMRALAWEFPNEPWLADADRQFMLGDAIMVTPCLEQGADTVKGVFPGVGEGEVWYDWYTKGKVSYGVGPGENVTIGAELGHIPVYVRGGKVVPLQEPGMTTAESRQNPWGLLVGLDGTGWAEGKLYLDDGVSLEPEEVSWISFTASNNFLKVEPLGNYPDTNPLRNATVMGLEHEPKQVWLDGEVLEQEHWSYDAGKCVLELFELKEKFSGGAWVQGWDITWE from the exons ATGGCTTTCAACAGTACCTTGGCTTCGGCCGAGTTGTTTGCCGGTAACAGTATCACCTGGGACCATCAGAGTTTGGAGCCAGGAACCAGCGAGCTCCCAACTGCTTCTTCCGAGTCACGGGCCGGTCTAGACTTGGAAGATGCTCGCGTATCCTCACATCTGGGTCTGGGGCTCGACTTCGGCCAGGACTATTTCAAGGTGGAAGTCCTCATCTTTGTCGCTGCTCTTAGTTTGGGCTTCAAATTGTACAACCGCAGGGTTCCCAGACAAGGCATCCTTTCCAAAGCCACTTCGTTGCTAGCCACTATGGCTTTGCTTACTTCGATATCGCTCCTTTTGACCTCGTCGTTGCTGCCGAGTGGTACTTCTGGGCACAAGGGGCCACCAGTGGTCCCGGCCAAGTTTCTTCAGACGGCGTCTCCCGCCACCAGCTCAGTCCCACAGTTCACAGTCCCTGCGTCTGCCGACAAAGGGAAGGACGTTGAAGCCAACATAGACGACCCCCTTGCCGCTAACCCGCAGCTGGTATGTCCTGGGTACTCTGCATCCAACGTCCAAAACACGAAAAACGGGTTTACTGCCGATCTTGACCTTGCCGGCCCAGCATGCAACGTCTACGGCAACGACATCGAGCACCTCTCCTTACTGGTGGAGTTTCAGGCCAACGAAAGGGTTCACCTTCAGATTGAGCCACGGTACATCTCGAAGGAGAATGAAACGTGGTTCAGATTACCCGAAGTGCTGATACCAAAACCTCAAAACGATCCTCTTTGCGAGGAGCACAACAGCGACTTTGTGGTCTCGTGGTCAAACGACCCGACATTCTCCTTCACGGTGAAGCGAAAGGCAACTGACGACACGCTCTTTACAACCGAGGGGAGCAAGCTCGTCTACGAAGATCAATTCATCGAGTTTGTGTCCCCTCTGCCCGAGAGCTACAACCTGTATGGTCTCGGTGAAGTTATTCATGGCTTCCGCTTGGGCAACAATCTCACCA GGACACTCTTTGCGGCAGATGTTGGCAACGACATCGACTGGAACATCTATGGCAGTCATCCTATCTATCATGACACAAGATACTTCACCACCGATGAGTCGGGAAAATTGACATATGCGCCTTATGCCGACGACAAGACGGCCAGGTACACATCGTATACACATGGTGTCTATCTTCGCAACGCTCATCCACAAGAGGTGCTTCTGCGGCAACCTGGTATTACTTGGAGAACACTCGGTGGCAGCATCGATCTCTATTTTTACAGCGGTCCTCGGGCTGAAGATGTCACGACCAAGTACCAAGAGAGCGCTGTTGGCCTTCCGGCTATGCAGCAGTACTGGACTTTGGGATACCATCAGTGCCGCTGGGGCTATACTGGCTGGCAACGTTTGCAAGAGGTTATTGACAACTTTGCAAAGTTTGAGATTCCGCTTGAGACGGTCTGGG CCGATATCGACTACATGAAGAAGTACCGTGACTTTGAGAACGACCATGATACCTGGAACTACACCGAAGGAGAGGAGTTCATGAACAGGCTTCACAAGAATCACCAGCACTGGGTTCCCATTGTTGACTCTGCCATCTATGCGCCTAACCcagaagatgaggaagatcGCTATCCTACCTATGAGCGGGGGCTGGAGGCAGATGCCTTTGTGAAGAATCCTGATGGGTCGATTTACTATGGGGCTGTGTGGCCTGGTTATACGGTTTTCCCTGACTGGGTTGGTGCTGTGCTTGGTGAGGCTGGGACTATCGACTGGTGGATTGATGAGATTTCGAGGTGGAGCAAGAATATCTCG TTCGATGGTATCTGGATCGACATGTCCGAAGTTGCCTCCTTCTGCGTTGGCAGCTGCGGCACCGGAAACTTGACACTCAATCCTGCCCATCCGCCCTTCAAGCTGCCCGGTGAGCCTGGTAATCTTGTCTTGAGATACCCCGAAGGCTTCGCGAAGACAAACGAAACCGAAGCCATCTCAGCGACAAAGGCGATCATCACCCAGAGCTACGGGCCAACCGCGACCGCCGTCCCCACcgtcaccacaaccacaacaacgaAGAACTTCTACCGGAGCACACCCACTCCTGGCGCAAGAAATATCAACTGGCCCCCGTACGTGATCAACAACTATCATGGCGACATAGGAGTCCACGCCCTGAGCCCGAACTCGACGCATAATGGCGGCTATCTCGAGTACGATTTCCACAACCTCTTCGGTCACCAAGTCCTCAACGCGACCTACTCAGCTCTGCTCCAAGTCCAAAAGGGCGTCCGCCCCTTCATCATCGGCCGCGGCACCTTCGCCGGCTCAGGCAAGTGGGCTGGCCACTGGGGCGGTGACAATGAGGCCCTCTGGGCATTTTTGTACTTTAGCATCCCGCAAGCACtgtccttctccatctttgGCTTCCCCATGTTTGGGGTCGACACCTGCGGCTTCAACGGCAACACAAACTATGAGCTCTGCTCGCGGTGGATGCAGCTCAGCGCGTTTTTTCCCTTTTATCGGAATCACAATGCGATGGGGGCGATTGACCAGGAGCCGTACAGGTGGAGCAGTGTGATTGACGCTACCAAGTCGGCGATGGCGATACGGTATGCGCTGCTGCCGTATATGTACACGCTCATGACCCAGGCTTCTCTCGCTGGCAGCACCGTCATGCGTGCTCTTGCGTGGGAGTTTCCCAATGAGCCGTGGCTTGCTGATGCTGACAGGCAGTTCATGTTGGGAGATGCGATTATGGTTACGCCTTGTTTGGAGCAGGGAGCGGATACGGTGAAGGGGGTTTTCCccggggtgggagagggggaggtgtggTATGATTGGTATACCAAGGGGAAGGTGAGTTATGGGGTTGGACCCGGGGAGAATGTCACTATTGGGGCGGAGTTGGGACATATTCCTGTCTATGTGAGAGGTGGGAAGGTTGTTCCGTTGCAGGAGCCTGGAATGACTACAGCGGAGAGTAGGCAGAATccttgggggttgttggtgggaTTGGATGGGACTGGATGGGCGGAGGGGAAGTTGTAtttggatgatggggtcagtctggagccggaggaggtgagcTGGATTTCG TTTACTGCCTCGAACAACTTCCTCAAGGTCGAGCCGCTGGGTAACTACCCggacaccaacccccttcgCAACGCCACGGTCATGGGTCTGGAGCACGAGCCCAAGCAGGTGTGGCTTGATGGTGAGGTGCTGGAGCAGGAGCATTGGAGTTATGATGCGGGGAAGTGTGTGTTGGAGTTATTTGAGCTGAAGGAGAAGTTTTCTGGTGGTGCTTGGGTGCAGGGGTGGGATATTACTTGGGAGtag